The following DNA comes from Lentibacillus sp. Marseille-P4043.
CGCGACTTTCGTCCAGGGGTGCGCGAGTTTCAGGCATGGGTGCGCGAGTTTCGTCCAGGAGTGCGCGACTCTCAGGCATGGGTGCGCGAGTTTCGGCCAAGAGTGCGCGACTGTAATCCGCGTCGTCGGTCACGAATCAACAGGACAACTCCAAGTTCAGATTCCAGTCCCTTCACTGCATGACTCACTGCCGATTGGGTCATGTTTAATTTTTCTCCAGTCTTTGTAAAACTACCTGTTTCCACAACAGTGACAAAAACCTCAAACTGTGTAATTGTCATGAGTAACACCCCATAATAGCATGTAAAATATTAATTTGATTCATTACATAATGTTGCCGTATGATTGTATATAGTTTCTTTAATTTTGGTGTGAAACATGTAAAAGGAGTGTTAGAAAGTTGAGCGTTATTTTTTCATCCCTGCAATGGGCTTTATTTATATTGATGAGTAGTGTGGTTATACCGGTTGCTATTGCATCTAGTTATGGACTTGATGCAATTTCGACGGTTGAATTTGTTCAGCGAACGTTATTTGTCCTTGGAATAGCAGGGATCTTGCAAGCATTGTTTGGACACCGTCTGCCAGTACAGGAAGGCCCGGCTGGTCTTTGGTGGGGTGTCTTTTCATTATATGCCGGATTAGGCTCCGTCTTATTTGGGTCCCAACTGGAAACACTGCGGGTATTGCAATATGCATTTTTATTGAGTGGTGTTATTTTTATTGTGTTAAGCGTACTTGGGTTGGTAAAGAAATTAGCACGTTTGTTTACCCCGACGGTTGTGGGCATTTACCTGATTCTCATGGTTGCACAATTAAGCGGTTCATTTCTGCAGGGAATGTTTGGGTTAAGCGGGGATTCAAAAGTTGTTGATGGCAAGGTTCTTTTATTATCGTTTATAATAGTCATCTTATCTTATGGCTTTATGAAACTTCCACGTGTTGGGCATTATTCTGTATTGTTTAGTATTATCTTCGGATGGATTTTGTTTGC
Coding sequences within:
- a CDS encoding helix-turn-helix domain-containing protein, coding for MTITQFEVFVTVVETGSFTKTGEKLNMTQSAVSHAVKGLESELGVVLLIRDRRRGLQSRTLGRNSRTHA